GAGATCGACGAGTCCCTGCTCACCGGCGAGGCCGACCCGGTGGTCAAGCGCCCCGGCGATCCGGTGATGTCCGGCAGCTTCGTCGTCGCGGGCGGCGGCGCCTTCACCGCGACCAAGGTGGGCCGGGAGGCCTACGCCGTCCAGCTGGCCGAGGAGGCGTCCCGCTTCACGCTCGTCCACTCCGAGCTGCGCACCGGCATCTCCACCATCCTCAAGTACGTCACCTGGATGATGGTCCCGGCGGCGATCGGCCTGGTCGTCACCCAGCTCGTGGTGAAGAACGACGACCTCAAGGCGGCCGTGGCCCGCACCGTCGGCGGCATCGTCCCGATGGTCCCGGAGGGGCTGGTGCTGCTCACCTCGGTCGCCTTCGCGATCGGCGTCATCCGGCTCGGCCGCAAGCAGTGCCTCGTCCAGGAACTGCCGGCCATCGAGGGCCTCGCCCGCGTGGACACCGTCTGCCTGGACAAGACCGGCACCCTCACCGAGGGCGGCATGGACGTCACGGAGCTGCGCCCGCTGAACGGCGCCGACGAGGGATACGTGCGCAAGGTGCTCGGCGCGCTCGGCGAGTCCGATCCGCGGCCCAACGCCTCCCTCCAGGCGATCATCGACGCCTGTCCCGACAACGACGAGTGGCGCTGCGTCGAGTCGCTCCCCTTCTCCTCCGCCCGCAAGTACAGCGGGGCCGCGTTCAGCGAGGGCGACGGCGAGACCAGCACCTGGCTGCTCGGCGCCCCGGACGTCCTCCTCGGCGCCGGCGACCCGGCGCTGGCCGAGACCGAGCGCCTCAACGAGCAGGGGCTGCGGGTGCTGCTGCTGGCCCGGGCGCAGCGCGACCTGGACGACGCGGCGCCCGCGCGCGGCGCCCGCCCCACCGCCCTGGTCGTCCTCGAACAGCGGCTGCGGCCCGACGCGGCCGACACCCTGCGCTACTTCGCCGAGCAGCGGGTGAGGACCAAGGTCATCTCCGGGGACAACGCCGTCTCGGTCGGCGCGGTCGCGGCCAAGCTGGGCCTGGACGGTACGGCGACGGACGCGCGGCGGCTGCCGCAGGACCGGGCCGCGATGGCGGACGCGCTGGACGCGGGGACCGTCTTCGGGCGGGTCACCCCGCAGCAGAAGCGGGACATGGTGGGCGCGCTCCAGTCGCACGGGCACACGGTGGCGATGACCGGGGACGGCGTGAACGACGTGCTCGCGCTGAAGGACGCGGACATCGGCGTGGCCATGGGCTCCGGCTCGGAGGCGACCCGGGCGGTGGCGCAGATCGTGCTGCTGGACAACAGCTTCGCGAGCCTGCCGTCGGTGGTCGCCGAGGGTCGCCGGGTGATCGGCAACATCACGCGGGTGGCGACGCTGTTCCTGGTGAAGACGGTCTACTCGGTGCTGCTCGCGGTGCTGGTGGTGTGCTGGCGGGTGGAGTACCCCTTCCTGCCCCGCCATCTGACCATGCTCTCCACCCTCACCATCGGGGTCCCGGCCTTCTTCCTGGCCCTGGCGCCCAACAAGGAGCGGGCGAGACCGCACTTCGTGCACCGGGTGATGCGGTACTCGATCCCGGGCGGCGTGGTGGCCGGCGTGGCGACCTTCGTGACGTACCTGATCGCCCGGCACCACTACGCGGGCTCCGGCTCCGGGCAGCTGGAGGCGGAGACCAGCGCCGCCACGCTCACCCTGTTCCTGATCTCCATGTGGGTGCTGGCGATCATCGCCCGCCCCTACACCTGGTGGCGGGTGACGCTGGTGGCCGCGATGGCCGTGGCCTTCCTGCTGGTGCTCGTCGTACCGGCGCTCCAGGACTTCTTCGCGCTGAAGCTGGTCGGCCTCGCCATGCCGTGGACGGCGGTGGCGATCTCGGTGGTGGCGGCGGCCGCCCTGGAGTTCCTGTGGAAGTGGGTCGC
This Streptomyces misionensis DNA region includes the following protein-coding sequences:
- a CDS encoding HAD-IC family P-type ATPase, yielding MSHIDAGAELDPVHPVALPRTRATGLTGAEVAERRARGRINDVPVRSSRSFGEIVRANVFTRFNAIIGVLWVITLFVAPIQDSLFGFVILANTGIGILQEWRAKQTLDSLAVIGEARPTVRRDGTAAEIATDEIVLDDLIEIGPGDKVVVDGVCAEADGLEIDESLLTGEADPVVKRPGDPVMSGSFVVAGGGAFTATKVGREAYAVQLAEEASRFTLVHSELRTGISTILKYVTWMMVPAAIGLVVTQLVVKNDDLKAAVARTVGGIVPMVPEGLVLLTSVAFAIGVIRLGRKQCLVQELPAIEGLARVDTVCLDKTGTLTEGGMDVTELRPLNGADEGYVRKVLGALGESDPRPNASLQAIIDACPDNDEWRCVESLPFSSARKYSGAAFSEGDGETSTWLLGAPDVLLGAGDPALAETERLNEQGLRVLLLARAQRDLDDAAPARGARPTALVVLEQRLRPDAADTLRYFAEQRVRTKVISGDNAVSVGAVAAKLGLDGTATDARRLPQDRAAMADALDAGTVFGRVTPQQKRDMVGALQSHGHTVAMTGDGVNDVLALKDADIGVAMGSGSEATRAVAQIVLLDNSFASLPSVVAEGRRVIGNITRVATLFLVKTVYSVLLAVLVVCWRVEYPFLPRHLTMLSTLTIGVPAFFLALAPNKERARPHFVHRVMRYSIPGGVVAGVATFVTYLIARHHYAGSGSGQLEAETSAATLTLFLISMWVLAIIARPYTWWRVTLVAAMAVAFLLVLVVPALQDFFALKLVGLAMPWTAVAISVVAAAALEFLWKWVARRFPD